In Stomoxys calcitrans chromosome 2, idStoCalc2.1, whole genome shotgun sequence, the following proteins share a genomic window:
- the LOC106096387 gene encoding phosphatidylinositol 4-kinase type 2-alpha isoform X3, producing MDNISLHSTISYEYVTSGNSSTTQFMDDPSFTEIVAQVEFAIEHGVMPERIYQGSSGSYFVKNASGKVLAVFKPKDEEPYGRLNPKWTKWMHKLCCPCCFGRACLIPNQGYLSEAGASLVDRKLNLNVVPKTRVVRLVAETFNYARIDRQKAKLKRRIKEHYPSAKFNRMSLPLKTGSFQTFVEGYKDADYWLRRFEQEPLSEALTKSFQVQFERLVVLDYIIRNTDRGNDNWLIKYVQPKITKKVNGTGGKTLASSSSSSNEVKTETIINTDPVETQNNNNEQTTTKIPIAVGSGQLVDIGSNINAGSLQSNSSTNSSMSVSSNGFGGGDVAVAEEKSMRKAHERNEWSMVDSPEIKIAAIDNGLAFPFKHPDSWRAYPYHWAWLPQAKVPFSEEIKQLVLPQLSDMNFVEELCTDLYYLFQQDKGFDKRLFERQMSVMRGQILNLTQALKDGKSPVQLVQMPAVVIERSRASRGFFSFTQRFQNKSPFFSWC from the exons ATGGATAACATTTCTCTGCATAGTACAATTTCCTACGAATATGTAACATCTGGAAATAGTAGCACAACGCAATTCATGG ATGATCCCAGTTTTACCGAAATTGTTGCTCAAGTCGAATTTGCCATTGAACATGGCGTTATGCCGGAACGTATTTATCAGGGCAGCAGTGGCtcttattttgtcaaaaatgcaTCCGGG AAAGTTTTGGCTGTTTTCAAACCTAAGGATGAGGAGCCCTATGGGCGCCTGAATCCGAAATGGACCAAATGGATGCATAAGCTATGCTGTCCTTGTTGTTTTGGACGAGCGTGTTTGATACCAAATCAAGG gtaTCTATCTGAAGCTGGAGCCAGTTTAGTGGATCGTAAACTAAACTTAAATGTAGTGCCAAAGACCCGAGTGGTAAGATTAGTAGCGGAAACTTTTAACTATGCTCGCATAGATCGACAAAAAGCCAAACTAAAAAGGCGCATCAAGGAGCATTATCCTTCAGCAAAATTCAATCGCATGAGTTTACCTCTAAAG ACTGGTTCATTTCAAACCTTTGTCGAGGGTTACAAAgatgccgattactggctgcGGCGTTTCGAGCAGGAACCCCTCTCCGAGGCCTTAACAAAATCTTTTCAAGTGCAATTCGAACGTTTGGTGGTATTAGACTATATAATACGCAACACAGATCGTGGCAACGACAATTGGTTGATCAAATATGTCCAACCAAAAATAACCAAGAAAGTCAATGGCACCGGTGGCAAAACCTTGGCATCCAGTTCCTCATCATCGAATGAGGTTAAAACCGAAACGATTATTAATACCGACCCAGTGGAAACGCAAAACAACAATAACGAACAAACAACAACTAAAATACCCATCGCTGTGGGCAGTGGCCAACTCGTTGATATTGGTAGCAATATCAATGCGGGTTCTTTACAAAGTAACTCTAGCACCAACAGTTCGATGTCTGTTTCCTCAAATGGTTTTGGTGGTGGCGACGTAGCTGTGGCCGAAGAGAAATCTATGCGTAAAGCTCACGAAAGAAATGAATGGAGTATGGTGGATTCGCCTGAAATTAAAATAGCCGCCATTGATAATGGCTTGGCTTTTCCCTTCAAACACCCGGACTCATGGCGCGCGTATCCATATCATTGGGCCTGGCTGCCACAGGCTAAAGTGCCATTTAGTGAAGAAATCAAACAATTAGTACTGCCACAACTATCCGATATGAATTTCGTTGAGGAATTGTGTACGGATTTGTATTATCTGTTTCAACAGGATAAGGGCTTCGATAAACGTCTCTTCGAGCGACAAATGTCGGTGATGCGAGGACAAATTCTAAATTTAACACAGGCATTAAAAGATGGCAAATCACCGGTACAACTGGTACAAATGCCTGCCGTCGTCATAGAAAG ATCCAGGGCATCTCGTGGCTTTTTCTCATTTACACAGCGCTTCCAAAATAAAAGCCCCTTCTTTTCCTGGTGCTAA
- the LOC106096387 gene encoding uncharacterized protein LOC106096387 isoform X1, with amino-acid sequence MSLVQLDADVDLMNHFSDDDERTENKSNTQQQQQKLTTEVEINTIGLNKKKRRKPKSRSSKKHQRHQSQQNEPMLLSLKDDDDDDDEGHTGVVKATQKRAANAYNTSSEFSEEDDEDDVYSRDNKGKSCTAAISNATHSPSKSAAATAAAIEQTALAFDEHDFFNTRDTTTTEPSFSSPLVLNGHGTQAQSTSVKQPKNLTPTNMNTHDCSIITISSTNSHSLSNGGRADADEYANNDESSAIVSKLSNPSYVGSPSRSGYTKGSSSNTHSPASRQKYAIQNAASAAVAPQQVRLFSSNVLPPHLRQDSINSQDDTDEICLVPDVDFECGISIMDHSGSDNRESQPLLGGGGGGGGGSHARDHYEVGCNTFMDDPSFTEIVAQVEFAIEHGVMPERIYQGSSGSYFVKNASGKVLAVFKPKDEEPYGRLNPKWTKWMHKLCCPCCFGRACLIPNQGYLSEAGASLVDRKLNLNVVPKTRVVRLVAETFNYARIDRQKAKLKRRIKEHYPSAKFNRMSLPLKTGSFQTFVEGYKDADYWLRRFEQEPLSEALTKSFQVQFERLVVLDYIIRNTDRGNDNWLIKYVQPKITKKVNGTGGKTLASSSSSSNEVKTETIINTDPVETQNNNNEQTTTKIPIAVGSGQLVDIGSNINAGSLQSNSSTNSSMSVSSNGFGGGDVAVAEEKSMRKAHERNEWSMVDSPEIKIAAIDNGLAFPFKHPDSWRAYPYHWAWLPQAKVPFSEEIKQLVLPQLSDMNFVEELCTDLYYLFQQDKGFDKRLFERQMSVMRGQILNLTQALKDGKSPVQLVQMPAVVIERSRASRGFFSFTQRFQNKSPFFSWC; translated from the exons ATGTCTTTAGTGCAGTTAGATGCGGATGTTGATCTGATGAACCATTTCAGCGATGACGATGAGAGaacagaaaacaaatcaaacacccaacaacagcagcaaaaatTAACCACCGAAGTTGAG ATAAATACAATTGGTCTCAACAAAAAGAAACGTAGAAAACCAAAGAGTCGCAGCAGCAAGAAACACCAACGCCACCAATCACAGCAAAACGAACCAATGCTCTTATCATtaaaagatgatgatgatgatgacgacgaggGACACACTGGTGTTGTGAAAGCTACGCAGAAGAGGGCCGCTAATGCTTACAATACTTCATCAGAGTTCAGCGAAGaggatgatgaagatgatgttTATAGTCGAGATAATAAAGGAAAGTCATGCACGGCAGCTATCAGCAATGCCACCCATTCACCGTCTAAATCTGCGGCAGCGACTGCAGCAGCCATAGAACAAACCGCATTAGCTTTCGATGAACATGATTTCTTCAATACCCGCGATACCACAACAACAGAGCCCTCATTTTCATCACCTCTAGTGCTCAATGGCCATGGAACTCAGGCACAATCAACAAGTGTAAAACAGCCAAAGAACTTAACTCCCACTAATATGAATACTCATGACTGTAGCATAATAACCATCTCATCGACAAACTCTCACTCGCTCTCGAATGGGGGAAGAGCCGATGCGGATGAATACGCCAACAACGACGAGAGCAGTGCAATTGTAAGCAAATTATCAAATCCAAGTTATGTTGGTAGTCCATCGCGTTCTGGCTACACAAAAGGCAGCAGTAGCAATACACATTCGCCAGCGtcaagacagaaatatgccatACAAAATGCTGCCTCTGCTGCTGTTGCACCTCAACAAGTGAGATTGTTCAGTAGCAATGTTTTACCACCTCATCTACGCCAGGATTCTATAAATTCCCAAGATGACACCGACGAAATTTGTCTAGTTCCCGACGTAGATTTTGAATGTGGAATAAGTATAATGGATCACAGCGGAAGTGATAATCGTGAATCGCAACCTTTATTGGGTGGCGGCGGCGGAGGAGGAGGTGGCTCACATGCTCGTGATCATTACGAGGTGGGCTGTAATACATTTATGG ATGATCCCAGTTTTACCGAAATTGTTGCTCAAGTCGAATTTGCCATTGAACATGGCGTTATGCCGGAACGTATTTATCAGGGCAGCAGTGGCtcttattttgtcaaaaatgcaTCCGGG AAAGTTTTGGCTGTTTTCAAACCTAAGGATGAGGAGCCCTATGGGCGCCTGAATCCGAAATGGACCAAATGGATGCATAAGCTATGCTGTCCTTGTTGTTTTGGACGAGCGTGTTTGATACCAAATCAAGG gtaTCTATCTGAAGCTGGAGCCAGTTTAGTGGATCGTAAACTAAACTTAAATGTAGTGCCAAAGACCCGAGTGGTAAGATTAGTAGCGGAAACTTTTAACTATGCTCGCATAGATCGACAAAAAGCCAAACTAAAAAGGCGCATCAAGGAGCATTATCCTTCAGCAAAATTCAATCGCATGAGTTTACCTCTAAAG ACTGGTTCATTTCAAACCTTTGTCGAGGGTTACAAAgatgccgattactggctgcGGCGTTTCGAGCAGGAACCCCTCTCCGAGGCCTTAACAAAATCTTTTCAAGTGCAATTCGAACGTTTGGTGGTATTAGACTATATAATACGCAACACAGATCGTGGCAACGACAATTGGTTGATCAAATATGTCCAACCAAAAATAACCAAGAAAGTCAATGGCACCGGTGGCAAAACCTTGGCATCCAGTTCCTCATCATCGAATGAGGTTAAAACCGAAACGATTATTAATACCGACCCAGTGGAAACGCAAAACAACAATAACGAACAAACAACAACTAAAATACCCATCGCTGTGGGCAGTGGCCAACTCGTTGATATTGGTAGCAATATCAATGCGGGTTCTTTACAAAGTAACTCTAGCACCAACAGTTCGATGTCTGTTTCCTCAAATGGTTTTGGTGGTGGCGACGTAGCTGTGGCCGAAGAGAAATCTATGCGTAAAGCTCACGAAAGAAATGAATGGAGTATGGTGGATTCGCCTGAAATTAAAATAGCCGCCATTGATAATGGCTTGGCTTTTCCCTTCAAACACCCGGACTCATGGCGCGCGTATCCATATCATTGGGCCTGGCTGCCACAGGCTAAAGTGCCATTTAGTGAAGAAATCAAACAATTAGTACTGCCACAACTATCCGATATGAATTTCGTTGAGGAATTGTGTACGGATTTGTATTATCTGTTTCAACAGGATAAGGGCTTCGATAAACGTCTCTTCGAGCGACAAATGTCGGTGATGCGAGGACAAATTCTAAATTTAACACAGGCATTAAAAGATGGCAAATCACCGGTACAACTGGTACAAATGCCTGCCGTCGTCATAGAAAG ATCCAGGGCATCTCGTGGCTTTTTCTCATTTACACAGCGCTTCCAAAATAAAAGCCCCTTCTTTTCCTGGTGCTAA
- the LOC106096387 gene encoding phosphatidylinositol 4-kinase type 2-alpha isoform X2: MNQIESLHQITNCRCNETQCLAINSESSHFTVGHVGELPTRRSFKSSSYSCSSSSCSLVWHNVGLIQCRCVNCPLKNAYDPSFTEIVAQVEFAIEHGVMPERIYQGSSGSYFVKNASGKVLAVFKPKDEEPYGRLNPKWTKWMHKLCCPCCFGRACLIPNQGYLSEAGASLVDRKLNLNVVPKTRVVRLVAETFNYARIDRQKAKLKRRIKEHYPSAKFNRMSLPLKTGSFQTFVEGYKDADYWLRRFEQEPLSEALTKSFQVQFERLVVLDYIIRNTDRGNDNWLIKYVQPKITKKVNGTGGKTLASSSSSSNEVKTETIINTDPVETQNNNNEQTTTKIPIAVGSGQLVDIGSNINAGSLQSNSSTNSSMSVSSNGFGGGDVAVAEEKSMRKAHERNEWSMVDSPEIKIAAIDNGLAFPFKHPDSWRAYPYHWAWLPQAKVPFSEEIKQLVLPQLSDMNFVEELCTDLYYLFQQDKGFDKRLFERQMSVMRGQILNLTQALKDGKSPVQLVQMPAVVIERSRASRGFFSFTQRFQNKSPFFSWC, encoded by the exons ATGAACCAAATCGAAAGTTTACATCAGATAACCAATTGCCGATGCAATGAAACCCAATGTTTAGCCATTAACTCGGAATCTTCCCACTTTACCGTTGGCCATGTTGGAGAATTGCCAACTAGAAGATCTTTTAAGAGTTCTTCATACAGTTGCAGCTCCAGCTCATGCTCTTTGGTTTGGCACAATGTCGGTTTGATACAATGTCGTTGTGTGAATTGTCCACTTAAAAATGCTT ATGATCCCAGTTTTACCGAAATTGTTGCTCAAGTCGAATTTGCCATTGAACATGGCGTTATGCCGGAACGTATTTATCAGGGCAGCAGTGGCtcttattttgtcaaaaatgcaTCCGGG AAAGTTTTGGCTGTTTTCAAACCTAAGGATGAGGAGCCCTATGGGCGCCTGAATCCGAAATGGACCAAATGGATGCATAAGCTATGCTGTCCTTGTTGTTTTGGACGAGCGTGTTTGATACCAAATCAAGG gtaTCTATCTGAAGCTGGAGCCAGTTTAGTGGATCGTAAACTAAACTTAAATGTAGTGCCAAAGACCCGAGTGGTAAGATTAGTAGCGGAAACTTTTAACTATGCTCGCATAGATCGACAAAAAGCCAAACTAAAAAGGCGCATCAAGGAGCATTATCCTTCAGCAAAATTCAATCGCATGAGTTTACCTCTAAAG ACTGGTTCATTTCAAACCTTTGTCGAGGGTTACAAAgatgccgattactggctgcGGCGTTTCGAGCAGGAACCCCTCTCCGAGGCCTTAACAAAATCTTTTCAAGTGCAATTCGAACGTTTGGTGGTATTAGACTATATAATACGCAACACAGATCGTGGCAACGACAATTGGTTGATCAAATATGTCCAACCAAAAATAACCAAGAAAGTCAATGGCACCGGTGGCAAAACCTTGGCATCCAGTTCCTCATCATCGAATGAGGTTAAAACCGAAACGATTATTAATACCGACCCAGTGGAAACGCAAAACAACAATAACGAACAAACAACAACTAAAATACCCATCGCTGTGGGCAGTGGCCAACTCGTTGATATTGGTAGCAATATCAATGCGGGTTCTTTACAAAGTAACTCTAGCACCAACAGTTCGATGTCTGTTTCCTCAAATGGTTTTGGTGGTGGCGACGTAGCTGTGGCCGAAGAGAAATCTATGCGTAAAGCTCACGAAAGAAATGAATGGAGTATGGTGGATTCGCCTGAAATTAAAATAGCCGCCATTGATAATGGCTTGGCTTTTCCCTTCAAACACCCGGACTCATGGCGCGCGTATCCATATCATTGGGCCTGGCTGCCACAGGCTAAAGTGCCATTTAGTGAAGAAATCAAACAATTAGTACTGCCACAACTATCCGATATGAATTTCGTTGAGGAATTGTGTACGGATTTGTATTATCTGTTTCAACAGGATAAGGGCTTCGATAAACGTCTCTTCGAGCGACAAATGTCGGTGATGCGAGGACAAATTCTAAATTTAACACAGGCATTAAAAGATGGCAAATCACCGGTACAACTGGTACAAATGCCTGCCGTCGTCATAGAAAG ATCCAGGGCATCTCGTGGCTTTTTCTCATTTACACAGCGCTTCCAAAATAAAAGCCCCTTCTTTTCCTGGTGCTAA